A genomic window from Caballeronia sp. SBC1 includes:
- a CDS encoding cysteine-rich CWC family protein has product MSSTDPALNPASQCCALCGAFFRCAQQTGDAQCWCAALPALPAERLNPRMTCLCPDCLREETQRSINM; this is encoded by the coding sequence ATGAGTTCCACTGATCCCGCTCTGAATCCCGCTTCACAATGCTGCGCTCTGTGCGGAGCGTTTTTCCGCTGCGCTCAGCAAACCGGCGATGCGCAATGCTGGTGCGCAGCGCTTCCGGCCTTGCCGGCCGAGCGCTTGAATCCGCGCATGACGTGCCTTTGCCCGGATTGTTTGCGTGAAGAAACGCAACGTAGCATAAACATGTGA
- a CDS encoding AmpG family muropeptide MFS transporter, whose amino-acid sequence MSNSPHEAPALTAHEDHPGWRAFLNKRMLICVFIGFTSGLPLFTLVYLVQAWLRTEGVNLKEIGLFALIQFPYTWKFIWAPLMDRYVPRLPGWRPGRRRGWMIVTQLLVAVAIGALGFISPKDQIWTVAALTALVAFFGASQDIAIDAYRRELLADTEQGLGNAVFVNAYKIAALIPGSLGLILADHLPWSTVFLVTAAFMLPGMVLTLVVKEPEIHGTPPKNLRDAIIQPFREFIARDGWRTALLILGFIFLYKLGDTMATTLSTSFFLDIGFNKTQIGVIAKTVAFWASLAGGIVGGVWLVKIGIARGLWIFGVLQIVSTLGFAWLAKIGPSPVALAALYGFETFATGLTMAAFVAYIASTTDPRYTATQFALFTSLASVPRTLASASSGFVVAQTGWFEYFMICAALSIPGMLLLPKIAPWRPIR is encoded by the coding sequence ATGTCCAACTCGCCACACGAGGCGCCCGCTCTTACCGCTCACGAAGATCACCCCGGCTGGCGCGCGTTTCTCAACAAACGCATGCTGATTTGCGTGTTTATCGGCTTCACGTCGGGGCTGCCGCTCTTCACGCTCGTCTATCTGGTCCAGGCGTGGTTACGCACTGAAGGCGTGAACCTGAAGGAAATCGGCCTGTTTGCGCTGATCCAGTTTCCCTATACGTGGAAATTCATCTGGGCGCCGCTGATGGACCGCTACGTGCCTCGTCTGCCCGGCTGGCGGCCTGGACGGCGGCGCGGCTGGATGATCGTCACGCAGTTGCTGGTGGCTGTGGCTATTGGCGCACTTGGGTTTATATCGCCAAAAGACCAGATCTGGACCGTTGCCGCGCTGACCGCGCTCGTCGCGTTTTTCGGCGCAAGCCAGGATATTGCGATTGATGCGTACCGTCGCGAACTCCTCGCCGATACCGAGCAAGGACTCGGCAACGCCGTCTTCGTCAACGCGTACAAGATCGCGGCGCTCATCCCCGGTTCGCTCGGGTTGATTCTCGCCGATCACTTGCCTTGGTCCACCGTCTTCCTGGTCACGGCGGCATTCATGCTGCCGGGTATGGTGTTGACGCTCGTGGTCAAAGAACCCGAAATACATGGCACGCCGCCCAAGAATCTACGCGATGCCATCATCCAGCCGTTTCGCGAATTCATCGCCCGGGACGGCTGGCGCACGGCGTTGCTGATTCTCGGTTTCATCTTCCTGTACAAGCTCGGCGACACGATGGCGACCACGCTCTCCACGTCGTTTTTCCTCGATATCGGCTTCAACAAGACGCAGATCGGCGTGATTGCGAAGACTGTCGCGTTCTGGGCAAGCCTGGCGGGTGGGATTGTGGGTGGCGTATGGCTGGTGAAGATCGGCATTGCGCGCGGGCTTTGGATCTTTGGCGTGCTGCAGATCGTTTCCACGCTTGGCTTTGCGTGGCTCGCGAAAATCGGGCCGTCGCCCGTGGCGCTAGCCGCGCTCTACGGGTTCGAAACCTTCGCCACCGGCCTCACCATGGCCGCGTTCGTGGCTTACATCGCAAGCACGACCGACCCGCGATATACCGCTACGCAGTTCGCGCTTTTTACGAGTCTTGCGTCGGTGCCGCGGACGCTGGCGTCGGCATCGAGTGGCTTTGTGGTCGCGCAAACCGGCTGGTTCGAGTACTTCATGATCTGCGCTGCGTTGTCTATTCCAGGCATGTTACTGTTGCCGAAAATCGCGCCCTGGAGACCTATCCGATGA
- a CDS encoding polyphosphate kinase 2 family protein codes for MAKKPELDDYRVPYFDGKKIKPFDLESIDTASKPFSSGEKDADRERLSELSNALDGLQEKLHAQRAHRILLILQGMDTSGKDGTVRGVFHEVDPLGLRVVPFKAPSEAEAAHDFLWRVHSQVPAAGEFAIFNRSQYEDVLVPRVLKQIDQDGWERRYRQIRDFEAMLAENGTTIVKCFLHISKDEQKVRLQARIDNPEKHWKFDPSDLDARKLWDEYRKAYEDVLGATSTDIAPWYVIPADSKTHRNVMVGELMVRTLQGLKLEYPPAKESLKGIKVE; via the coding sequence GTGGCTAAAAAACCTGAGCTGGACGATTATCGCGTGCCTTATTTCGACGGGAAGAAGATCAAGCCGTTTGATCTGGAGTCTATCGATACCGCGTCGAAGCCGTTTTCGTCCGGCGAGAAAGACGCGGATCGCGAGCGTCTAAGCGAGTTAAGCAACGCACTCGACGGATTGCAGGAGAAGCTGCACGCACAACGCGCGCATCGCATTCTGCTGATTCTTCAAGGCATGGATACGAGCGGCAAGGACGGCACAGTTCGCGGCGTCTTTCACGAAGTCGATCCGCTCGGTTTGCGTGTCGTGCCGTTCAAGGCGCCTTCCGAAGCCGAAGCCGCCCACGATTTTCTCTGGCGCGTTCATTCGCAGGTTCCGGCCGCTGGCGAGTTCGCCATTTTTAATCGCAGCCAATATGAAGACGTGCTGGTGCCGCGCGTGCTGAAACAGATCGATCAGGATGGGTGGGAACGTCGTTATCGACAGATTCGCGACTTCGAAGCGATGCTTGCCGAAAACGGCACGACGATCGTGAAGTGCTTTTTGCATATATCGAAGGATGAGCAGAAGGTGCGTTTGCAGGCGCGTATCGACAATCCCGAGAAGCACTGGAAGTTTGATCCGTCGGACCTCGATGCCCGCAAACTCTGGGACGAGTATCGCAAGGCTTATGAAGACGTCCTCGGCGCGACATCGACGGACATTGCGCCTTGGTACGTGATTCCCGCCGATTCGAAGACGCACCGCAACGTGATGGTTGGGGAGTTGATGGTGCGCACGCTGCAAGGTTTGAAGCTCGAATATCCGCCGGCGAAAGAGTCGCTGAAAGGGATCAAGGTCGAGTAG
- the gatB gene encoding Asp-tRNA(Asn)/Glu-tRNA(Gln) amidotransferase subunit GatB, which translates to MSTQWEVVIGLETHAQLSTVSKIFSGAPTQFGAEPNTQACPVDLALPGSLPVMNRGAVERAIRLGLAVGATIAPRSIFARKNYFYPDLPKGYQISQFEIPVVQGGSVTIQVPANEKNGTAAYEKTVNLTRAHLEEDAGKSLHEDFAGMTGIDLNRAGTPLLEIVTEPEMRSAAEAVAYAKSLHSLVQWLGICDGNMQEGSFRCDANVSVRPVGQAEFGTRAEIKNLNSFRFLEEAIQYEVRRQIELIEDGGTVVQETRLYDPDKRETRSMRTKEDSHDYRYFPDPDLMPLVIDEAWIARVRSELPELPEAMQTRFVEQYGLTPYDAAGLTSSKDMSVYFESVVGVVGPTHAKLAANWLMGEVSSQLNRDSLDIANSPVSPAQLGLVIQRVADGTISNKIAKDILQAIWEEKATDDNAADRIIEAKGLKQISDTGALEAIIDEVMAANQKSVDEYRSGKEKAFNALIGQAMKATKGKANPQQVNELLKKKLSS; encoded by the coding sequence ATGAGTACGCAATGGGAAGTCGTTATAGGGCTGGAGACGCACGCGCAGTTGTCGACCGTCTCCAAGATTTTTTCGGGTGCGCCCACGCAGTTCGGCGCTGAGCCGAACACGCAAGCCTGCCCGGTGGATCTGGCGTTGCCGGGTTCGTTGCCCGTGATGAACCGCGGCGCTGTGGAGCGTGCGATTCGTCTTGGTCTTGCTGTCGGCGCGACCATTGCGCCGCGCAGCATTTTCGCGCGCAAGAATTATTTCTATCCCGATCTGCCGAAGGGTTATCAGATCAGCCAGTTTGAAATCCCGGTCGTGCAGGGCGGCAGCGTCACGATCCAGGTTCCGGCCAACGAAAAAAACGGCACAGCCGCTTACGAAAAGACCGTCAACCTGACGCGCGCCCATTTGGAAGAAGACGCAGGCAAGTCGCTGCACGAAGACTTCGCGGGCATGACGGGTATCGATTTGAATCGCGCGGGCACGCCGCTGCTCGAGATTGTGACGGAACCCGAAATGCGCAGCGCCGCTGAAGCCGTGGCCTACGCGAAAAGCCTGCACAGTCTCGTGCAATGGCTCGGTATCTGCGACGGCAACATGCAGGAAGGCTCGTTCCGCTGCGACGCGAACGTCTCCGTGCGTCCGGTCGGGCAAGCTGAATTCGGCACACGCGCCGAGATCAAGAACCTGAACTCGTTCCGTTTCCTTGAAGAAGCCATTCAGTACGAAGTGCGCCGGCAGATCGAGTTGATCGAAGACGGCGGGACGGTGGTTCAGGAAACGCGTCTTTACGATCCCGACAAGCGCGAAACGCGTTCCATGCGCACCAAGGAAGACTCGCACGATTACCGCTATTTCCCCGATCCCGACCTGATGCCTTTAGTCATCGATGAAGCGTGGATCGCGCGGGTTCGCAGCGAATTGCCGGAATTGCCCGAGGCCATGCAAACGCGCTTTGTCGAGCAATACGGTTTGACGCCGTATGACGCGGCGGGGCTGACGTCGTCGAAGGATATGTCGGTGTATTTCGAAAGCGTTGTTGGCGTAGTCGGACCGACGCATGCGAAGCTCGCGGCCAACTGGCTGATGGGCGAAGTATCGTCGCAACTGAATCGCGATTCGCTGGATATTGCGAACTCGCCGGTTTCTCCCGCGCAACTCGGGCTCGTGATTCAGCGTGTGGCCGACGGCACGATCTCGAACAAGATTGCGAAGGATATTCTCCAGGCTATCTGGGAAGAGAAAGCCACCGACGACAACGCCGCCGACCGGATTATCGAAGCGAAGGGATTGAAGCAGATCTCGGATACGGGCGCGCTGGAAGCGATCATCGACGAGGTGATGGCTGCGAATCAGAAGTCCGTCGATGAATATCGTTCGGGCAAGGAGAAAGCGTTCAACGCGCTGATCGGCCAGGCGATGAAAGCGACCAAGGGTAAGGCGAATCCGCAGCAGGTCAACGAGCTTTTGAAGAAGAAACTATCCTCTTGA
- a CDS encoding tetratricopeptide repeat protein, translating to MTNSPSSRPNQLLSEAPQTGTTQDTIIPRALDAFIDNARTANAQGNQVERAVWLQAALMLQADRPETGLDLIDSMLKQNRIADGIQLAAQVVDRHPQHALALWHLGYVLQLANRHAEAIPFYERAHAVEPTVPTLRNNLAVAYEITGNADKALSMLEEAVAANANDIEAWTNLSRIYPRRRELEHALAAGKRAVEIDPSNALALSNYSLALKEAQRWPDATETARKAAELTPGMPRLPFNLSLLDLAQGNYARGWANFEARWDGSSELRNAHPDFSAPRWNGEALRGKTLLLWGEQGFGDALQFSRFVPMLAKKVHAQGGTLVWAAFKAVHPLMARMAPKGVECLPHDGPLPEFDFHFPLLSLPLHLGVDADTIPAKRAYLSADADLAADWRAEFAADKRLRVGLVWSGSEGHQRNMFRSVGIERYAKAFSGIENVAFFSLQKDASGAVSTARDSGFEIADRTGKFETFDDTAAFIDSLDLVITVCTSVAHLAAALGKPTWILLDVNPHWVWQLERTDSPWYPTATLYRQKEFSQWEPVMADVARDLAALAATHTGAAPRKRAAKKTAV from the coding sequence ATGACTAACAGCCCATCCTCCCGCCCCAATCAGCTTCTCAGCGAAGCGCCACAGACCGGCACCACTCAAGACACCATTATCCCGCGTGCGCTGGACGCGTTCATTGACAACGCCCGCACTGCGAACGCGCAAGGCAATCAGGTCGAGCGCGCCGTATGGCTGCAAGCAGCCTTGATGTTGCAAGCTGATCGGCCGGAGACGGGTCTCGATCTGATCGATTCAATGCTGAAGCAGAACCGCATCGCCGACGGCATTCAGCTCGCAGCGCAAGTCGTCGATCGTCATCCGCAGCACGCGCTCGCGCTTTGGCATCTTGGCTATGTGCTCCAGCTCGCCAACCGTCACGCAGAAGCCATTCCCTTTTACGAACGCGCTCACGCAGTCGAACCGACCGTCCCGACCCTGCGCAACAATCTGGCGGTCGCCTACGAAATCACGGGCAACGCAGATAAAGCACTGAGCATGCTGGAAGAAGCCGTCGCCGCGAACGCGAACGATATTGAAGCGTGGACTAATCTGTCCCGCATCTATCCGCGCCGCCGCGAACTCGAGCATGCGCTTGCGGCTGGCAAACGCGCGGTTGAGATCGATCCGTCGAATGCGCTCGCGTTGTCGAACTACAGTCTCGCGTTAAAAGAAGCGCAGCGCTGGCCGGACGCTACAGAAACCGCCAGGAAAGCCGCGGAGCTCACGCCTGGAATGCCACGACTACCGTTCAATCTCTCGCTTCTCGATCTCGCGCAGGGCAACTACGCTCGCGGCTGGGCCAATTTCGAAGCACGCTGGGACGGTTCAAGCGAACTCCGCAACGCGCATCCGGACTTTTCGGCACCACGATGGAACGGCGAAGCGCTGCGCGGCAAGACCTTATTGCTCTGGGGCGAGCAAGGTTTCGGCGACGCGCTGCAGTTCTCCCGTTTCGTCCCCATGCTCGCGAAAAAGGTTCATGCGCAGGGCGGCACGCTGGTGTGGGCCGCATTCAAAGCGGTGCATCCGCTGATGGCACGCATGGCGCCGAAAGGGGTCGAATGCCTGCCGCACGACGGCCCGTTGCCCGAGTTTGATTTCCATTTCCCGTTGCTAAGCCTGCCGCTGCATCTCGGCGTCGACGCGGACACCATTCCGGCAAAACGCGCGTATCTTTCCGCCGATGCCGACCTCGCCGCCGACTGGCGCGCCGAATTCGCCGCCGACAAACGCCTGCGCGTCGGTCTTGTGTGGAGCGGCAGCGAAGGTCATCAACGCAACATGTTCCGCAGCGTGGGCATCGAGCGATATGCAAAAGCGTTCAGCGGGATCGAGAACGTTGCGTTCTTCTCGCTGCAGAAGGATGCGTCGGGCGCGGTATCCACGGCTCGGGACAGTGGTTTTGAGATCGCGGATCGCACCGGCAAGTTTGAAACGTTCGACGACACGGCAGCGTTCATCGATTCACTCGATCTTGTTATTACCGTTTGCACGAGCGTGGCGCATCTGGCCGCGGCGCTGGGCAAACCGACCTGGATTCTCCTCGACGTCAATCCGCACTGGGTGTGGCAACTGGAGCGCACGGACAGCCCGTGGTATCCGACGGCGACGCTGTATAGGCAGAAGGAGTTTTCGCAGTGGGAGCCGGTGATGGCCGACGTCGCGCGGGATCTGGCCGCGCTCGCGGCAACACATACGGGCGCGGCGCCGCGTAAGCGGGCGGCAAAGAAAACGGCCGTGTAA
- a CDS encoding exodeoxyribonuclease III, with protein sequence MFRVITANLNGIRSAAKKGFFDWFGEQDADVVCVQEIKCSQDDLTPEFLAPHGFQGYFQHAVKKGYSGAGLYTKHEPDEVIIGFGSEEFDPEGRYVEARFGDLSVISVYVPSGSSGEERQQAKYRFMDEFMPHLEKLAKKREVILCGDVNIVHKEIDIKNWKSNQKNSGCLPEERAWLTQLFDEKAYVDVFRTLDQRPEQYTWWSNRGQAYAKNVGWRIDYQIATKGVADTAAATSVFRDIKFSDHAPLIIDYDWKV encoded by the coding sequence ATGTTTCGTGTCATCACCGCTAATTTGAACGGCATTCGGTCGGCCGCCAAGAAGGGTTTCTTCGACTGGTTTGGCGAGCAGGATGCTGACGTTGTCTGTGTGCAGGAGATCAAGTGTTCGCAAGACGATCTCACGCCGGAATTTCTCGCGCCGCACGGCTTTCAGGGTTACTTCCAGCACGCAGTGAAAAAGGGTTATTCCGGTGCGGGGCTTTATACGAAGCACGAACCGGATGAAGTGATCATCGGGTTTGGCAGCGAGGAATTCGATCCGGAAGGGCGCTATGTGGAGGCGCGCTTTGGGGATTTATCGGTGATATCGGTGTATGTGCCTTCCGGGTCCAGCGGTGAAGAACGGCAGCAGGCCAAATATCGGTTCATGGACGAGTTCATGCCGCATCTGGAAAAGCTGGCCAAGAAACGCGAAGTGATCTTGTGTGGCGACGTGAATATCGTGCACAAGGAAATCGACATCAAGAACTGGAAGAGCAATCAGAAGAACTCAGGTTGCCTGCCGGAAGAGCGCGCGTGGCTTACGCAACTCTTCGATGAAAAGGCTTACGTCGATGTATTCAGAACGCTGGACCAGCGGCCTGAGCAATATACGTGGTGGAGCAATCGCGGCCAGGCTTACGCAAAGAACGTAGGGTGGCGGATCGATTACCAGATCGCAACGAAGGGTGTTGCAGACACGGCGGCGGCAACGTCCGTTTTCCGCGATATCAAGTTCAGCGACCACGCGCCGCTGATCATTGACTACGACTGGAAGGTTTAA
- a CDS encoding pyrimidine 5'-nucleotidase → MRSSRRRLNANKRPVWLFDLDNTLHHASHAIFPAINRGMTQYIIDRLGVDVNEANRLRTGYTQRYGAALLGLVRHHPVDATDFLHVVHTFADLGSMVRAERGLARMIRGLPGRKIVLTNAPSIYAHAVLNELGIAKLFERVIAIEDMQDRSGYWRAKPDAGMLRRAMRRAHVPLSDAVLVEDTRGHLKRYKRLGIRTVWITGHLPSVLNASGARSFRSPSSGRPHYVDLKIRSLKDLRSLG, encoded by the coding sequence TTGCGTTCCTCCCGACGCCGGTTGAACGCGAACAAGCGCCCCGTCTGGCTATTCGATCTCGACAACACGCTGCACCACGCGTCGCACGCGATTTTCCCCGCGATCAATCGCGGGATGACGCAGTACATCATCGACCGGTTGGGCGTGGATGTGAACGAAGCCAACCGGTTGCGCACCGGTTATACGCAGCGATACGGCGCCGCCCTGCTCGGCCTGGTGCGCCATCATCCAGTCGATGCCACCGACTTCCTGCACGTAGTCCATACCTTCGCCGATCTCGGATCCATGGTTCGTGCCGAACGCGGTCTCGCGCGAATGATCCGCGGGCTTCCGGGACGGAAGATTGTGTTGACCAACGCGCCTTCAATTTATGCCCACGCCGTGCTCAACGAACTGGGTATCGCCAAGCTGTTTGAACGCGTGATTGCCATCGAGGATATGCAGGATCGAAGCGGTTATTGGCGCGCGAAGCCCGACGCGGGAATGCTTCGGCGTGCGATGCGGCGGGCTCATGTGCCACTTTCCGACGCGGTTCTTGTAGAAGATACGCGTGGGCATTTGAAACGCTATAAGCGCTTGGGAATTCGCACGGTCTGGATCACGGGGCATCTGCCGTCGGTTTTGAATGCCAGCGGCGCGAGGTCGTTTCGGTCTCCCAGCAGCGGACGGCCGCACTACGTCGATCTCAAGATCCGCTCTTTGAAAGACTTGCGCAGCCTCGGCTAG
- a CDS encoding M48 family metallopeptidase, whose protein sequence is MKVHALIRVAACAVSLHAGLSFAAASGASDAASAAAANAQPPYSTASDQIRFGNAALFRNLIPSAILEQQSADEYAQILREARGTKHLLGDDNPLVKRVREIANREIPFALKWNDRSKNWKWEVNVVRSDEIRMYCLPGGKIVIYSGLIDRLRLNDNELGMMIGHEIAHALREHARDRLGRQQAAQLSTGTIPPLFGFADISSTPLGIGEQLLAMRYTPADETEADVIGSEIASRAGYDPRAAITLWKKIDTRTRRTPNGFIWMHPYGAARVHDLMKRLPDMMPLYAKAIGKTVDQLPNYEGMGRFKKPRL, encoded by the coding sequence ATGAAGGTGCACGCCTTAATCCGCGTCGCCGCTTGCGCTGTGTCGCTACATGCTGGCTTGAGCTTCGCGGCGGCGTCCGGGGCATCTGATGCAGCGTCGGCCGCCGCGGCCAACGCACAACCGCCCTATTCCACGGCCAGCGACCAGATCCGGTTCGGCAATGCGGCGTTGTTCCGCAACCTGATTCCATCGGCGATATTGGAACAGCAGTCCGCCGACGAATACGCTCAAATCCTGCGCGAGGCACGGGGTACGAAGCATCTTCTCGGCGACGACAATCCGCTCGTGAAGCGCGTACGCGAAATTGCCAATCGCGAAATTCCGTTTGCGCTGAAGTGGAATGACCGCTCGAAGAACTGGAAATGGGAAGTTAATGTAGTGCGTTCGGACGAAATCCGCATGTATTGCCTGCCGGGCGGCAAGATTGTGATTTACAGCGGGCTGATCGACCGGTTGCGTCTCAACGATAACGAACTCGGCATGATGATCGGCCATGAGATTGCGCACGCGTTGCGTGAACATGCGCGCGATAGGCTGGGGCGTCAGCAGGCGGCGCAACTGAGTACGGGAACGATTCCGCCGTTATTCGGTTTCGCCGATATCAGCTCTACCCCGCTGGGAATTGGCGAGCAGTTGTTGGCCATGCGATACACACCCGCCGATGAAACCGAAGCCGATGTGATTGGAAGCGAAATTGCATCGCGAGCGGGTTACGATCCCCGCGCCGCCATCACGTTGTGGAAGAAGATTGATACGCGTACGCGGCGCACGCCTAACGGTTTTATCTGGATGCATCCGTATGGCGCTGCGCGCGTACACGATCTGATGAAGCGTTTGCCCGACATGATGCCGCTCTACGCAAAAGCGATCGGAAAAACGGTGGACCAGTTGCCCAATTACGAGGGAATGGGCCGGTTTAAGAAGCCGAGGCTTTAA
- the argB gene encoding acetylglutamate kinase has translation MSELPDLTQIAPTLKAEILAEALPYIRQYHGKTIVIKYGGNAMTEERLKQGFARDVILLKLVGINPVIVHGGGPQIDQALKKIGKQGTFIQGMRVTDEETMEVVEWVLGGEVQQDIVTLINHFGGHAVGLTGKDGGLIHARKLLMPDRDNPGEFIDIGQVGEVEAINPAVVKALQDDAFIPVISPIGFGEDGLSYNINADLVAGKLAVVLNAEKLVMMTNIPGVMDKEGNLLTDLSAREIDALFADGTISGGMLPKISSALDAAKSGVRSVHIIDGRIEHSVLLEILTEQPFGTMIRSH, from the coding sequence ATGTCCGAGCTTCCCGACCTTACGCAGATCGCGCCGACCCTGAAAGCCGAAATTCTGGCTGAGGCGTTGCCCTATATTCGCCAGTATCACGGCAAGACGATCGTGATCAAATACGGCGGCAATGCCATGACCGAGGAGCGCCTGAAACAGGGCTTCGCGCGCGACGTGATCCTGCTGAAGCTGGTCGGCATCAACCCGGTGATCGTGCACGGCGGCGGTCCGCAGATCGACCAGGCGCTCAAGAAGATCGGCAAGCAGGGCACGTTTATCCAAGGCATGCGCGTCACCGACGAAGAAACCATGGAAGTCGTGGAATGGGTGCTCGGCGGCGAAGTGCAGCAGGATATTGTTACGCTGATCAATCATTTCGGCGGCCATGCGGTCGGCCTCACCGGCAAGGACGGCGGCCTGATCCACGCGCGCAAGCTGCTCATGCCGGATCGCGACAATCCGGGTGAATTCATCGATATCGGTCAGGTGGGTGAAGTCGAAGCCATCAATCCGGCTGTGGTGAAGGCGCTGCAAGACGACGCGTTCATTCCGGTCATCTCGCCAATCGGCTTTGGTGAAGACGGTTTGTCGTACAACATCAACGCCGATCTGGTCGCGGGCAAGCTTGCCGTGGTGCTGAACGCCGAGAAGCTCGTGATGATGACGAACATCCCCGGCGTGATGGACAAGGAAGGCAATCTGCTGACCGATCTCTCGGCACGCGAGATTGACGCGCTGTTTGCCGACGGCACCATTTCCGGCGGCATGCTGCCCAAGATTTCATCGGCGCTCGACGCGGCGAAGAGCGGCGTGCGCTCGGTGCATATTATCGATGGGCGAATCGAGCATTCGGTGCTGCTCGAAATCCTGACCGAACAGCCGTTCGGGACAATGATCCGCTCGCATTGA
- the metW gene encoding methionine biosynthesis protein MetW: protein MNQITLDSLSLRSDFRAIARWVEPNSSVLDLGCGDGSLLSLLAEELDVAGYGIEINDAGVLACAQKGVNVIQQNLEDGLRLFEDNSFDFAILSQTLQTIHQTAAILRETVRVGRECIVSFPNFGYWRHRLTVLQGRMPVSKTLPYQWHNTPNVRVLTIRDFEALAPEVGIEILDRAVLHGGQSIRWGANWRGSLAVYRVKRS, encoded by the coding sequence ATGAACCAAATCACGCTGGACTCTCTCTCTTTGCGCTCGGACTTTCGGGCGATTGCGCGCTGGGTTGAACCGAACTCATCGGTGCTGGATCTCGGCTGCGGCGATGGGTCGCTGCTCTCGTTGCTCGCCGAAGAACTCGATGTCGCGGGCTATGGCATTGAGATCAACGACGCGGGCGTGCTCGCCTGCGCCCAGAAAGGCGTGAACGTGATTCAGCAGAATCTGGAAGACGGACTACGCCTGTTCGAAGATAACAGTTTCGACTTCGCGATCCTCTCGCAGACGCTGCAAACGATCCATCAGACCGCCGCCATCCTGCGTGAAACCGTGCGCGTCGGGCGTGAATGCATTGTCTCGTTCCCTAACTTCGGCTACTGGCGGCATCGGCTGACCGTCTTGCAGGGACGCATGCCGGTGTCGAAAACGCTGCCGTATCAATGGCATAACACGCCGAACGTGCGGGTCCTCACCATTCGGGATTTCGAGGCGCTGGCCCCGGAAGTGGGTATCGAGATCCTCGATCGCGCCGTGCTGCATGGTGGGCAGTCCATCCGTTGGGGTGCGAACTGGCGTGGTAGCCTTGCGGTCTATCGCGTAAAGCGAAGCTGA
- a CDS encoding homoserine O-acetyltransferase yields the protein MESIGVVTPQTLHFTEPLRMQNGSLLGDYDLVVETYGTLNAARSNAVLVCHALNASHHVAGIYADDPKNVGWWDNMVGPGKPLDTNRFFVIGINNLGSCFGSTGPMSVNAVTGKPYGASFPVVTVEDWVHAQARVADLYGIERFAAVMGGSLGGMQALAWSMMYPDRVAHCIVVASTPKLSAQNIAFNEVARSAILSDPDFHGGDYYAHGIKPRRGLRVARMIGHITYLSDDDMAAKFGRALRRAEGALDAYNFNFDVEFEVESYLRYQGDKFAEYFDANTYLLITRALDYFDPAKAFDGDLTKSLAHTTAKYLIASFSTDWRFAPARSRELVKALLDHKRTVSYAEIDAPHGHDAFLLDDARYHNLMRAYYERIAAEVGA from the coding sequence ATGGAATCAATCGGCGTCGTCACTCCCCAAACACTGCATTTCACCGAACCGCTGCGCATGCAAAATGGCAGCTTGCTCGGTGACTACGATCTCGTCGTCGAAACCTACGGCACGCTCAACGCTGCGCGCTCGAACGCCGTGCTCGTCTGCCATGCGCTGAACGCGTCGCATCATGTGGCCGGCATCTACGCCGATGACCCCAAGAACGTCGGCTGGTGGGACAACATGGTGGGTCCGGGCAAGCCGCTCGATACCAACCGGTTTTTTGTCATCGGCATCAATAATTTGGGCTCGTGTTTCGGTTCGACCGGCCCCATGAGCGTGAACGCCGTCACAGGCAAACCCTACGGCGCGAGTTTCCCCGTTGTCACGGTTGAAGACTGGGTCCACGCACAGGCTCGCGTCGCGGATCTATACGGTATCGAGCGCTTCGCCGCGGTCATGGGCGGTAGTCTCGGCGGCATGCAGGCGCTGGCCTGGAGCATGATGTATCCGGATCGCGTGGCGCACTGCATTGTGGTGGCATCGACGCCGAAACTCTCCGCGCAGAACATCGCGTTCAACGAAGTCGCGCGCTCCGCCATCCTCTCCGATCCCGATTTCCATGGCGGCGACTATTACGCGCACGGCATCAAGCCCCGTCGCGGGTTGCGGGTCGCGCGCATGATCGGCCACATCACGTATTTGTCGGATGACGACATGGCCGCCAAGTTCGGCCGTGCGTTGCGTCGTGCGGAAGGCGCTTTGGATGCGTACAACTTCAACTTCGACGTCGAGTTCGAAGTGGAATCGTACTTAAGATACCAAGGCGATAAATTCGCCGAATACTTCGATGCCAACACGTATCTGCTGATCACCCGCGCGCTGGATTACTTCGATCCCGCCAAGGCGTTCGACGGCGACTTGACCAAGTCGCTCGCTCACACCACGGCGAAATATCTGATCGCAAGCTTTTCCACCGATTGGCGTTTTGCGCCCGCCCGCTCGCGCGAACTGGTGAAAGCGCTGCTCGATCACAAACGCACGGTGAGCTACGCCGAAATCGATGCGCCGCACGGCCACGATGCCTTCCTGCTCGACGACGCGCGTTATCACAACCTGATGCGCGCCTATTACGAACGCATTGCCGCCGAGGTGGGCGCATGA